The Bradyrhizobium barranii subsp. barranii genome segment TTCTCGCGATCGCTATCGAGCTCGTCGTAACGGCGCTCCTGGCTGAAGGCGACCTGGGTCGGAATGCCGCCGGGCGACGCGCGGAAGAACGTGCGGACAGACTCGCTCTTGGAGCGCTTGATGTCCCAGCGCTCCAGCGCGTCGTTCATGGTCGGCGCGTGCACGGTCGAGACCGAGGTGTCGATCAGGCCGGCGCGGTCGAGCTCGCCCAGAATGCCCATGATGCCGCCGGCGCGATGCACGTCCTCGACATGGACGTCGGCGACCGATGGCGCGACCTTGCACAGCACGGGCACGCGGCGCGACAGCCGGTCGATGTCCTGCATGGTGAACTCCACCTGCCCTTCATGGGCCGCCGCCAGCAGATGCAGCACGGTGTTGGTCGAGCCGCCCATGGCGATATCCAGCGTCATCGCGTTCTCGAACGCCTTGAAGTTGGCGACGTTGCGCGGCAGCACGGAGGCATCGTCCTGCTCGTAATAGCGGCGCACGATATCGACGATGGTGTGGCCGGCCTCGACGAACAGGCGCTTGCGGTCGGCGTGGGTCGCCACCACCGTGCCGTTGCCGGGCAGCGCGAGGCCGAGCGCCTCGGTGAGGCAGTTCATCGAATTGGCCGTGAACATGCCCGAGCAGGAGCCGCAGGTCGGACACGCCGAGCGCTCGATCACCTTGACGTCCTCGTCGCTGACCTTGGAGTCGGCGGCCGCCACCATGGCGTCGATGAGGTCGACGGCCTTGGTCTTGCCCTGCAGCGTGACCTTGCCGGCCTCCATCGGGCCGCCCGAGACGAACACGGCGGGGATGTTGAGCCGCAGCGCGGCCATCAGCATGCCGGGCGTGATCTTGTCGCAGTTGGAGATGCAGACGAGGCCGTCGGCGCAATGAGCGTTGGCCATGTATTCGACGCTGTCGGCGATCAGCTCGCGCGACGGCAGGCTGTAGAGCATGCCGTCATGGCCCATGGCGATGCCGTCATCGACCGCGATGGTGTTGAATTCCTTGGCGACGCCGCCGGCCTGCTCGATCTCGCGGGCAACGAGCTGGCCGAGGTCCTTGAGGTGGACGTGGCCGGGCACGAACTGGGTGAAGGAGTTGACGACCGCGATGATCGGCTTGCCGAAATCGGCATCCTTCATGCCCGTCGCGCGCCAGAGGCCGCGGGCGCCCGCCATGTTGCGGCCGTGGGTGGTGGTGCGGGAGCGATAGGCTGGCATGGCGGTTTCCGTCCTCGGTTGGGTCAGCCGGGCGGAAAAATGGAAGCCGCCTCAGGCCTTTCCGGCCGGATAGCGCACGGGCTGGGCGCGCGCAACGGGAACTTGCCCCGAAACGGCCCGGATCGGCCCCGCGCAGGCCTCCCCTGCTCCGGGCGCGGGTTATTGCAGGGTCGCGCCAGCGCCGGACGAACGCCGCAGCAGCTAGCGCTTCGGCTTGGGCAGCACAATTCTCCCCTGGGAGGCGATGCCGCCCCACTTGGCGGACCACCCGACTTCCGAGGCCGAGAATGGCTCGATGCCTGCATGACCCCCGGCACCCTGCAGTGCAAACAGGGCGCCCTGGGGATCCACACATCGTGCGATCCAGCAGCCATCAGGCAATTCGATCGGACCCTGGAGGATCCGGCCTCCACCAGCATTCACATGCTTCGTCGCAGCGCCGATGTCGTCGACATTGAAGTAATGCAGCCAACATGGCTGCGCTACGCTCGAAAGTTTCGTCAGCATGCCGCCGACCGTTTGCCCCCCCGCCGAAAACAATTGGTACCAGTCCGCTGGATCGGTTTGAGCGTCAGCCTTCTGCCAACCAAATAGTTCTCTGTAGAAATCGAAGATCACGGTCCGGTCGGCGGCCAATAGCTCATGCCAGCCTACGCGCCCGGGCTCGTCCAGCCGGCCCGGTTTCCATCGGCCATATGTCGGTTTCTCGATCAGCCCGAACGTCGCTTTCTGCGGATCGGCAGCGACTGCTATTCGGCCAATATTGGTGTCGGTCGGCGGCACAAAGATCGTGCCTTCGAGACGCCTGATCTGCGCGGCAGCCCCGTCCAGGTCGTCGACAGCGACGTAACCCATCCATCTCGGCGTTGCCCCTGATCTCCGCCCCTCTTCCGGGATGTCCATAAGGCCGCCCAGCGGGGTGCCGCCGCTACGAACCACCGTGTAAGGCAGTTCCGGAGTCGATTCATCCGTCACGCCCCAGCCGACGACCTTGCGATAGAATGCGCCCGCCGCCGCGACGTCCGTGGTCAGCAGTTCGTACCAAGCGAAACGTCCGAGTTGATCCGCCACGCCGATCTCTCCGTTCAAACCTGGATGCGATTGCGGCACTGCACCAAGTTGCACTCGCACCGAGAGCGTGGATCGTTGACGCGTTGTGTCAACCGGCCGTGCCGATTGCCGTTCATGAAGATGAATACATCCCGAACGTGCAGCGCCGCGCTTTTGTGCGCGTAATTGTTGCCCGCGTTATTTCCTGGGCGTAGACTTACCGCGGGTGGGATACTTCTTGCAATGCTCGGAGGTTCGACCATGCGGCAGGCGAAGAAGACTTCTAAAGGGAAGAAGCGAGTAAGCAAAGTCGCCGTGCCGGCGTTCGGAGCCGCAGGGTTGACGTTCTCGCTGGCGGGAGGCGCATCGGCGTCCGCCGTACCGACACCCGACGTACAACAATTGCCGCACCTTGGAACGGGCCAGGCAATCACGCTCGATGAAGAGGAAATGGCTGACGTCAGCCTGGCCACCTTCCATCTCTTCGACAAGGAAAACGCCGGTAGCCGCGTGCAGCTGGCATGGCGCGGATGCGGCGGTTGCCGCGGCTGCGGAGGCTGTCGGGCTTGCCGTGGCTGCCGATGTGGCGTCGGTTGCCGATGTGCGGGTTGTGCAGTTGGCTGTGCTGTCGGCTGTGGCGTTGGTGTGGTGGGATGCGCCGTAACATGCGCGGGTTGCTGCGCATCGTGGGGCCGCTGCCGCGTGTGCTAGACCCCGGCGCGTTCCGAATGTCAAATTCACGGGTCGATAGGTCATTGGCCGGCCTCAAGAAAGGGTCCGGCCAATTGCTTGATTTCGCTACGACGCCTGCATCGGCGGCTTGCGGGTGACAGCTGAATTCGTTTCAATTCTCTGGGAAAATGCCGGCGCGCGGTCGCGACGATCCATCTTGCGCCGGGTATCTAGCGTGACGGCAACAGGATCAGCGTGCTGACTCAATGACTGCAACTCGCAAGACCCGCGTTGCGCGGCAGATCCGCAAAGACATTCTCCGATTTGCACCGAACTTCACCGCTTACTTGCTGCCTCCCGATGCGGTTTGTCTCTATTCCGAGAACCGCAAATTCTTCCTGCACGGCGAGCTCTACTGCGCCCTCGCCACTGCGATCGGGCAACACGGCAAGACCGGGTCGGAGATCATTCGCCAGCTTTCGAAGCACTTCCCGGCCGACAAGATCGAGGAAGCAATCAAGCGGCTGCTCGATCGCCGATATGTCGTTGCGCGGACCCCGAAAGCTTTCGACGACGCCGTCGGCGGTTTCCTGGCAAGCCTCGGAATGCCCTTGGATATCGCGGAACAAAATCTTCGCAATTGCCCCGTGCGGGTCGAGTCGATTGACGTCAAAGGCGCCAAGGAGCTGACCGCGGCGTTGGGTAAGCTCGGCGTTCAAATCGCCAAGCGCTCGCCGAAGCTCACGATCACGCTGGTGAACGATTATCTTGACGGGCGACTTGCTGAACTGAACCAGGAACGTGTGGCCGGCAAGACGTCCTGGTTGCTGGTACAGCCGTCCGGCGCGTTTCCGCTGGTCGGGCCCATGTTCAAACCGGGCGAGAGCGCCTGCTGGACCTGCCTGTTCGATCGCATGATCCGCAACCGGGAGATCAAGGGGTTTCTTGACCGGGGACCGGCGCGTGCGGTTGCCATATCGCCTCTCGTCAGGGAAAGCGTCGGCAAGACTGGAATCCATTTTGCGGCGGTCGAGATCGCCAAGGCAATTGCCTCGGATTTTCGCACCGATTTGTGCGATCACATCGCAAGCTTCGACCTGACCGGCGCCGCCATCGCCAAGCACTACGTGACGCGACGTCCACAATGTCCGACCTGCGGCAGCAGGAAGCTGAACAACCCGCGCCGATCTCCGGTCCTGGTCGAGATTGCCGAGGGCAAGAGGCTCGTCATGACCAGCGGTGGATATCGCACCGTGACGTCGCGGTCGACGGTGTCGCGCTTCCGCAAGCATGTGAGTCCACTGACAGGGGTGGTGACCCGACTCGAGCGGATCGACGTTGATCTGCCGATGAACACCAATTACTTCGCCCAGCACAATTTCTCCGCGCCGGCCCACAGCATCGACCAGCTCAGGTCCGGATTGAGTGGCGGCAGTTTTGGCAAGGGCTCGACCGCCGAGCAGGGTGAAGCCAGCGCGCTGATGGAATCGATCGAACGCTATTCGGGCATTTTCCAAGGCGATGAGATCAGGACGACGCGCCGCTTCGTCGATTTCGCGCCTGGCGACGCGCTTCTTCCCAACGACGTGCAGCTCTTCAGCGACACGCAGTTCAAGACCAGGTTTCTGCAGCAGCAGGACGATCCCCATCCGGTGCCCGAGCCGTTCGATCCCTCGACGAGGACCGAGTGGTCGCCGGTCTCGTCGTTGCGCGACAAACGCTTCAAATATCTGCCGACCGGCCTCCTGTACTTCTTCTATGGCGGCTTTCATACGGATTCCAACGGCTGCGCGGCCGGCAACACCCGCGACGAAGCCATCGTTCAGGGCTTCCTCGAACTGATCGAGCGCGATGCCTACGCGATCTGGTGGTACAACCGGGTGCAGCGCGCCGAGGTCGATCTCGGGCAATTCGACGATTTCTATGTTCGGGATCTCCAGGCTCAATTTGCGGAAGCCGGGCGCAAGCTATGGGTGCTCGACATCACCACGGACCTCGGCATTCCGACTTACGTGGCGATCATGCACTGGATGCAGAATGGACATGAGAATATCGAGTTCGGTTCCGGCGCGCATTTCGACCGCCATATAGCGCTGCTGCGATCCCTCACCGAACTGACCCAATTTATGTCCGTCGGCATGATGGGCGGCGCAAGCGGCGAGAAGCCGACCCTCGACGGTGTCACGCCGCTGCGCCTGGAAGACTACCCGTTCCTGACACCGAGCGACCACCCGATCGTCCCCCCAGCGCCGAGCCTCAAGCTTCACGACAATACGCGTGACCAGGTCATTGCCTGCGTCGAGATCGCCGCCCGTGCAGGCTACGATTTCCTCGTCCTCGACCAGACACGTCCCGACGTCGAGGTTCCGGTCGTCAGAGTGCTCGTTCCCGGCCTGCGTCATTTCTATCGCCGTTTCGCACCGGGGCGCCTTTACGATGTGCCGGTGAAGCTCGGATTGTTGGACCGGCCGCGACCGGAAAGCGATCTGACTTCATTCCTTCCACACACCTGAAGGGCTGCTCTTTCGTGCGCGCTCCCCGGAAAAAGCCGACCAGGAAGATCGCGCCAGACATTGCCGCCCGGTTGAGCCATCATTTCTCCCTCCAGATGCAGCCGGACGGAAACATCGCCGCCATTCTGGGCGATTATTCCGTCAACCTCGGACAATTCAGCGCGGCCGCGATGGACTGCGCGCGACATCTGAGCACCGGCCTTCCGCTCGCGTCCTTTGCAGGCAAGAGCGCCCTCGCGAGAGACGTCGACGCCCTGGTGCGTCGCTTGGCCCGGCAGGGGCTTCTGGAATACCGCCTCTCCTCTTCGCGTAACACGCAGGACTTCGTGGTCATCGAGCCCCAAGTCCCCGAATACTGGCCGCGGCGCGCGAAGCTGGGCAGTCGTGACACCATCGTGCTATCGCGCTTTGCCTTTCTGCGCCGGCGCGGCAACGAGCTGGTGCTGGAATCGCCACGCGCCGGCGCGTTGTTCCGGATTGGCGATCCCGCCATCGCCGCCACCCTTGCTGCGCTGTCGCAGCCTCGCAAGATCGGCGAGCTGAACCAGAAGATAGCTTCCTCCACCCTCCATCTGCTCGAACTGTTGCTGGACAGCCAGATCCTGCTCAAGCTCGATGCGAAAGACGGACAAGGCCTTCGGGTGAATGAAGGCGATGGCAATCTCGTTCTCTGGGATTTCCATGATCTGGTGTTTCACACGCGGAGCACGGAGGGTCGGCAAGCCAATCCGGTCGGCGCCGCCTTCACCTATGCCGGCATCGTTCCGCCGTCGCCGGCGGTGCGTCCGCCCTGGACCGGCAGCAAGATTGACCTGCGCAAATTCTCCTCCCCGGAGCCGAACTCCCGCTTCCCGAAGCTGTTGCGCGAACGCCATTCGACGCGGGAATTCGACGACAAGAATCCGGTCACGCTCGGCGAACTCGCGCAGTTTCTCGACACCAGCGCGCGCGTCTTGTCCGAATGGAAGAGCGAGCCGTATTTCGAAGGCGGTTCCGACGTCACCTACAGCACAAGGCCTTATCCGTCGGCGGGCAGCGCGTACGAGCTGGAATTGTACCTTACCGTCGCGAACTGCGACGGGCTTGCGCGCGGGCTCTACCACTACGATGCAGGGAGCCACGCTCTCGTCGCGATCAGCGCCTCCCCCCAACAACTCCAGGCGCATTTGGCGGCTGCCCAGTTCGCCATGGACGCGCCGGGTCAGCCGCAAATCCTCATCACGATCGCGGCGCGTTTTGGGCGGATCTCCTGGAAATACAGCTCAATCGCATATTCGCTGATCCTGAAGGATGTCGGCAGCCTGATTCAGACGCTTTACCTGGCGGCGACCGATATGGGCCTCGGCGGCTGCGCCATTGGCAGCACCAACATCGATCTGTTCGCGAAAATGACGGAGTTGGAATTCCATATCGAGGGCCCGGTCGGTCAATTCGCGCTCGGGCGCGGCAGGACGCCGGAGGTCCAAGGCTAGAAGCGGGTGTCCGACGGCGTCAGGCCAGTCGCCCTATTGCAAGGTCGGATCGAGCCGGTCGCGCAGCCAGTCGCCGATCACGGAGACGGCCAGCGTGGTGATCACGATGGTGGTCGCCGGCGCCAGCATGATCCAGGGCGCCCGGGTCAGGTACTCGCGGCCATAGCCGACCATGTTGCCGAGGCTGGTCATCGGCGGCTGCACGCCGAGGCCAAGGAAGGACAGGCCGGATTCCATCAGGATCACCTCGGGGAAGACGAGCGTGGTCGAGACGATCAGGGTCGAGGCGATGTTGGGCAGGATATGCCTAAGGTAAATCCGCGACGGCGTCGCACCGAGCTGGCGGACGGCCGCGGCATAGCCTTGCGCATTGGCGGAGATGGCGAGGCCGCGGGCGATGCGGGCATAGCGCTCCCAGCCGAACAGCCCCATCAGGCCGATCAGCAGCGGCAGCGAAT includes the following:
- the ilvD gene encoding dihydroxy-acid dehydratase, with the translated sequence MPAYRSRTTTHGRNMAGARGLWRATGMKDADFGKPIIAVVNSFTQFVPGHVHLKDLGQLVAREIEQAGGVAKEFNTIAVDDGIAMGHDGMLYSLPSRELIADSVEYMANAHCADGLVCISNCDKITPGMLMAALRLNIPAVFVSGGPMEAGKVTLQGKTKAVDLIDAMVAAADSKVSDEDVKVIERSACPTCGSCSGMFTANSMNCLTEALGLALPGNGTVVATHADRKRLFVEAGHTIVDIVRRYYEQDDASVLPRNVANFKAFENAMTLDIAMGGSTNTVLHLLAAAHEGQVEFTMQDIDRLSRRVPVLCKVAPSVADVHVEDVHRAGGIMGILGELDRAGLIDTSVSTVHAPTMNDALERWDIKRSKSESVRTFFRASPGGIPTQVAFSQERRYDELDSDREKGVVRNLEHAFSKDGGLAVLYGNLAQDGCIVKTAGVDASILKFSGPARVFESQDAAVEGILGGKVVAGEVVVIIYEGPRGGPGMQEMLYPTSYLKSMGLGKACALVTDGRFSGGSSGLSIGHLSPEAAEGGNIGLVRTGDRIAIDIPNRSISLEVSDEELAKRRAAEEAKGDAAWQATGRKRNVSTALQAYAALTTSAARGAVREVKRRTK
- a CDS encoding VOC family protein, with product MADQLGRFAWYELLTTDVAAAGAFYRKVVGWGVTDESTPELPYTVVRSGGTPLGGLMDIPEEGRRSGATPRWMGYVAVDDLDGAAAQIRRLEGTIFVPPTDTNIGRIAVAADPQKATFGLIEKPTYGRWKPGRLDEPGRVGWHELLAADRTVIFDFYRELFGWQKADAQTDPADWYQLFSAGGQTVGGMLTKLSSVAQPCWLHYFNVDDIGAATKHVNAGGGRILQGPIELPDGCWIARCVDPQGALFALQGAGGHAGIEPFSASEVGWSAKWGGIASQGRIVLPKPKR
- a CDS encoding TOMM precursor leader peptide-binding protein; the protein is MTATRKTRVARQIRKDILRFAPNFTAYLLPPDAVCLYSENRKFFLHGELYCALATAIGQHGKTGSEIIRQLSKHFPADKIEEAIKRLLDRRYVVARTPKAFDDAVGGFLASLGMPLDIAEQNLRNCPVRVESIDVKGAKELTAALGKLGVQIAKRSPKLTITLVNDYLDGRLAELNQERVAGKTSWLLVQPSGAFPLVGPMFKPGESACWTCLFDRMIRNREIKGFLDRGPARAVAISPLVRESVGKTGIHFAAVEIAKAIASDFRTDLCDHIASFDLTGAAIAKHYVTRRPQCPTCGSRKLNNPRRSPVLVEIAEGKRLVMTSGGYRTVTSRSTVSRFRKHVSPLTGVVTRLERIDVDLPMNTNYFAQHNFSAPAHSIDQLRSGLSGGSFGKGSTAEQGEASALMESIERYSGIFQGDEIRTTRRFVDFAPGDALLPNDVQLFSDTQFKTRFLQQQDDPHPVPEPFDPSTRTEWSPVSSLRDKRFKYLPTGLLYFFYGGFHTDSNGCAAGNTRDEAIVQGFLELIERDAYAIWWYNRVQRAEVDLGQFDDFYVRDLQAQFAEAGRKLWVLDITTDLGIPTYVAIMHWMQNGHENIEFGSGAHFDRHIALLRSLTELTQFMSVGMMGGASGEKPTLDGVTPLRLEDYPFLTPSDHPIVPPAPSLKLHDNTRDQVIACVEIAARAGYDFLVLDQTRPDVEVPVVRVLVPGLRHFYRRFAPGRLYDVPVKLGLLDRPRPESDLTSFLPHT
- a CDS encoding SagB/ThcOx family dehydrogenase; translated protein: MQPDGNIAAILGDYSVNLGQFSAAAMDCARHLSTGLPLASFAGKSALARDVDALVRRLARQGLLEYRLSSSRNTQDFVVIEPQVPEYWPRRAKLGSRDTIVLSRFAFLRRRGNELVLESPRAGALFRIGDPAIAATLAALSQPRKIGELNQKIASSTLHLLELLLDSQILLKLDAKDGQGLRVNEGDGNLVLWDFHDLVFHTRSTEGRQANPVGAAFTYAGIVPPSPAVRPPWTGSKIDLRKFSSPEPNSRFPKLLRERHSTREFDDKNPVTLGELAQFLDTSARVLSEWKSEPYFEGGSDVTYSTRPYPSAGSAYELELYLTVANCDGLARGLYHYDAGSHALVAISASPQQLQAHLAAAQFAMDAPGQPQILITIAARFGRISWKYSSIAYSLILKDVGSLIQTLYLAATDMGLGGCAIGSTNIDLFAKMTELEFHIEGPVGQFALGRGRTPEVQG